A region from the Triticum aestivum cultivar Chinese Spring chromosome 3D, IWGSC CS RefSeq v2.1, whole genome shotgun sequence genome encodes:
- the LOC123079168 gene encoding probable alpha,alpha-trehalose-phosphate synthase [UDP-forming] 7: MMSRSYTNLLDLAEGNFAALGPAGGGARRRSGSFGMKRMSRVMTVPGTLSELDGEDESEPAATNSVASDVPSSVSGERLLVVSNQLPILARRRPDGRGWSFSWDDDSLLLQLRDGIPDEMEVLFVGGVRADIPLAEQDEVSQALYDRFRCVAVFLPESLHDRFYHSFCKRQLWPLFHYMLPFASSASTATSSSSSSSSAPPAGNGRFDRGSWEAYVLANKFFFEKVVEVINPEDDYVWVHDYHLMALPTFLRRRFNRLRIGFFLHSPFPSSEIYRTLPVREEILKALLNCDLIGFHTFDYARHFLSCCSRMLGIEYQSKRGYIGLEYFGRTVGIKIMPVGIHMDQLQAVLCLPDRQWRVSELQQQFEGKTVLLGVDDMDIFKGINLKLLAFENMLRTHPKWQGRAVLVQIAKPVRGKGKDLEAIEAEIRESYNRINGEFGRSGYSPVVFIDRDVSSVEKSAYYTIAECVVVTAVRDGMNLTPYEYIVCRQGTPRSESSSEVTGPKKSMLVVSEFIGCSPSLSGAIRVNPWNVEATAEAMNEAISMSDQEKQLRHEKHYRYVSTHDVAYWSKSFIQDLERACKDHFRRTCWGIGLGFGFRVVALDPHFTKLNMDSIVMAYERSESRAIFLDYDGTLVPQTSINKTPSAEVLRIINTLCSDERNIVFIVSGRGRDKLGEWFSSCPKLGIAAEHGYFLRWSRDEEWQTCAQASDFGWMEMAEPVMNLYTESTDGSYIETKESALVWHHQDADPGFGSSQAKEMLDHLESVLANEPVSVKSGQFIVEVKPQGVSKGVIAEKILISMKERGKQADFVLCIGDDRSDEDMFENIADIIKRGMVAPKTPLFACTVGQKPSKAKFYLDDTFEVATMLSALAEATDPEPMTGYTDELATSMSSIDIGGEQSQSRGRPFDGL; encoded by the exons ATGATGTCGCGGTCGTATACCAACCTGCTCGATCTCGCCGAGGGCAACTTCGCCGCGCTCGGcccggccggcggcggggcgcggcggaggTCGGGCTCGTTCGGGATGAAGCGGATGTCGCGGGTCATGACGGTGCCGGGGACGCTGTCGGAGCTCGACGGGGAGGACGAGTCGGAGCCGGCCGCCACCAACAGCGTCGCCTCCGACGTGCCCTCCTCGGTGTCGGGCGAGCGCCTGCTCGTCGTCTCCAACCAGCTCCCAAtcctcgcgcgccgccgccccgacggcCGCGGCTGGTCCTTCTCCTGGGACGACGACTCGCTGCTCCTCCAGCTCCGCGACGGCATTCCCGACGAGATGGAGGTGCTCTTCGTCGGCGGCGTGCGCGCCGACATCCCCCTCGCCGAGCAGGACGAGGTCTCGCAGGCGCTGTACGACCGCTTCCGCTGCGTCGCGGTGTTCCTCCCCGAGTCCCTCCACGACCGCTTCTACCACAGCTTCTGCAAGCGCCAGCTCTGGCCTCTCTTCCACTACATGCTCCCCTTCGCCTCCTCCGCGTCCacagcaacctcctcctcctcctcctcatcgtcggctCCCCCGGCTGGCAACGGCCGCTTCGACCGCGGCTCGTGGGAGGCATACGTGCTCGCCAACAAGTTCTTCTTCGAGAAGGTCGTGGAGGTCATCAACCCGGAGGACGACTATGTGTGGGTCCACGACTACCACCTCATGGCGCTTCccaccttcctccgccgccgcttcAACCGCCTCCGCATCGGCTTCTTCCTCCACAGCCCATTCCCCTCGTCGGAGATCTACCGCACCCTGCCTGTCCGCGAGGAGATCCTAAAGGCGCTGCTCAATTGTGATCTCATTGGCTTCCACACTTTCGATTACGCCAGGCATTTCCTCTCATGCTGCAGTAGGATGCTGGGAATCGAATACCAGTCCAAGCGTGGGTACATTGGATTGGAGTACTTTGGCCGCACTGTTGGGATCAAAATCATGCCAGTGGGAATTCATATGGATCAGTTGCAGGCGGTTCTGTGCTTGCCGGACAGGCAGTGGAGAGTTTCCGAGCTGCAGCAGCAGTTTGAGGGGAAGACTGTGTTGCTCGGTGTGGATGATATGGACATCTTTAAAGGGATCAATCTGAAGCTTCTTGCCTTTGAGAATATGCTGAGGACGCACCCCAAGTGGCAGGGACGAGCAGTGTTGGTGCAGATTGCAAAGCCAGTCCGTGGGAAGGGTAAAGATCTGGAAGCCATCGAAGCTGAGATTCGTGAGAGCTACAATAGGATCAATGGAGAGTTTGGCCGGTCCGGGTACAGCCCTGTTGTTTTTATTGATAGGGATGTGTCTAGTGTGGAGAAGAGTGCCTACTATACGATCGCGGAATGTGTGGTAGTGACCGCAGTAAGGGATGGGATGAACTTGACACCATATGAATACATCGTCTGTAGGCAGGGGACACCTAGGTCGGAGTCCTCATCGGAGGTGACTGGGCCGAAGAAGAGCATGCTCGTGGTGTCAGAGTTCATTGGGTGCTCACCGTCTTTGAGTGGTGCTATTCGGGTTAACCCATGGAATGTAGAGGCAACTGCAGAGGCGATGAATGAGGCCATTTCAATGTCTGATCAGGAGAAGCAGCTGAGGCACGAGAAGCACTACCGTTATGTCAGCACTCATGATGTTGCTTATTGGTCGAAGAGCTTCATCCAGGACTTGGAGAGGGCTTGCAAGGACCATTTTAGAAGGACATGCTGGGGCATTGGATTGGGATTTGGTTTCAGGGTGGTGGCCTTAGACCCTCATTTCACAAAGCTTAACATGGATTCTATTGTTATGGCTTACGAGAGGTCAGAGAGCAGAGCTATATTTCTTGATTATGATGGAACATTGGTGCCTCAGACTTCCATCAACAAGACACCTAGTGCAGAAGTTCTGAGGATTATCAATACCCTCTGCTCAGATGAAAGGAACATAGTTTTTATTGTCAGCGGGAGAGGCAGGGATAAATTGGGCGAATGGTTTTCCTCGTGTCCGAAGCTGGGTATTGCAGCTGAACATGGCTACTTCTTAAG GTGGAGTAGAGATGAAGAGTGGCAAACGTGCGCCCAGGCTTCGGACTTCGGATGGATGGAAATGGCTGAACCAGTGATGAATTTGTATACAGAATCAACTGATGGATCCTACATTGAGACCAAGGAAAGTGCTTTGGTGTGGCACCATCAGGATGCTGACCCAGGCTTTGGATCCTCACAGGCCAAAGAGATGCTTGATCACCTGGAGAGTGTACTGGCAAATGAACCAGTCTCTGTCAAGAGTGGCCAGTTTATTGTTGAAGTCAAACCTCAG GGAGTAAGCAAGGGAGTAATAGCTGAAAAGATACTGATATCAATGAAAGAGAGAGGAAAGCAGGCCGACTTTGTATTGTGTATTGGTGATGATAGGTCTGACGAAGACATGTTTGAAAACATTGCGGACATAATCAAAAGGGGCATGGTTGCCCCCAAAACACCATTGTTTGCATGCACTGTGGGACAAAAACCAAGCAAAGCAAAATTCTACCTGGATGATACGTTTGAAGTGGCCACCATGCTGAGCGCACTGGCGGAGGCAACAGATCCTGAGCCTATGACTGGCTACACCGATGAGTTAGCTACGTCTATGTCCTCAATTGATATTGGTGGTGAACAAAGTCAGTCAAGGGGTAGACCTTTCGATGGATTGTAG